The Betaproteobacteria bacterium genome has a segment encoding these proteins:
- a CDS encoding methylated-DNA--[protein]-cysteine S-methyltransferase — protein LGDDPEMVARELQDQFPKANLIGGDREFEQFIAKVVGFVESPRIGLDLPLDVRGTAFQQRVWEALRKIPFGTTASYSEIAQRIGTPGAARAVAQACASNRLAVAIPCHRVVRNDGGLSGYRWGVERKRELLQREAAR, from the coding sequence CTAGGCGACGATCCGGAGATGGTGGCGCGCGAACTGCAGGACCAGTTTCCGAAAGCGAACCTGATCGGCGGAGACAGGGAGTTCGAGCAGTTCATCGCCAAGGTAGTCGGTTTCGTCGAGTCACCACGCATCGGTCTCGACCTGCCGCTGGACGTTCGCGGTACTGCGTTCCAGCAGCGCGTCTGGGAGGCGCTGCGAAAAATCCCCTTTGGCACCACGGCGAGCTACTCCGAGATCGCACAGCGTATCGGCACGCCCGGTGCGGCACGCGCCGTCGCCCAAGCCTGCGCATCGAACAGGCTTGCCGTTGCCATCCCCTGTCACCGCGTTGTGAGAAACGACGGCGGGTTATCGGGATATCGCTGGGGGGTCGAACGTAAGCGCGAGCTGCTGCAGCGTGAGGCTGCGCGATGA
- a CDS encoding proline hydroxylase yields MDIRIGSQDRDRIGVDLDADGSSIIRGLMNDDECDQVAALYGDEQLFRSKVVMSRHGFGKGEYKYFSYPLPPLVAELRTHAWAKLAPIANRWNEAMRIEVQYPHSHAEFIQRCHGAGQTRPTPLMLDYGAGDYNCLHQDLYGEHVFPLQLAILLSEPGKDFTGGEFVLTEQRPRMQSRPQVVPLGKGDAVVFAVHHRPVEGTRGYYRVNMRHGVSRITTGHRRTLGIIFHDAA; encoded by the coding sequence ATGGACATCCGCATCGGCAGCCAGGACCGGGATCGAATCGGTGTTGACCTCGACGCGGACGGTTCGAGCATCATTCGGGGCCTTATGAATGATGACGAGTGCGATCAGGTTGCAGCACTCTATGGAGACGAGCAGCTTTTTCGCAGCAAAGTCGTAATGTCCCGCCATGGATTCGGCAAGGGCGAGTACAAGTACTTCAGTTATCCGCTTCCGCCGCTCGTGGCCGAGTTGCGAACGCACGCGTGGGCGAAACTGGCGCCGATCGCCAATCGGTGGAATGAGGCGATGCGTATCGAGGTGCAGTATCCGCATTCGCATGCCGAATTCATCCAGCGCTGCCACGGTGCAGGGCAGACGCGGCCGACGCCGCTGATGCTCGACTACGGCGCGGGCGACTACAACTGCCTGCACCAGGACCTTTACGGTGAGCATGTGTTTCCACTGCAGCTCGCGATACTGCTATCGGAGCCGGGTAAAGATTTCACTGGCGGCGAGTTCGTGCTGACCGAGCAACGTCCCCGCATGCAGTCGCGGCCGCAAGTCGTACCGCTCGGCAAGGGCGATGCAGTGGTCTTCGCCGTACATCACCGCCCGGTGGAGGGAACGCGCGGCTATTACCGCGTCAACATGCGGCACGGCGTCAGCCGCATTACCACCGGCCATCGCCGCACCCTCGGCATCATCTTCCACGACGCCGCGTAA
- a CDS encoding DUF2384 domain-containing protein: MSQAADKSVALGKPRRRGRKSLAWSARPKDPAPRGTISVKSVRASAGEGKHRVAIAYHSSKGVDDYVRQVVNATPMQVVEIERAGVVGAFIKDLSKRMGIPSSRIFSILGIPKATAEKKAAAGEMVAGSGGQAAIGMVKLLGIAQEIVANSTAPEARDFDAAKWLGLWIERPQPSLGGRKPADLLDTPTGIEVVGRLLGSIESGAYQ, translated from the coding sequence ATGTCGCAGGCTGCTGACAAGTCGGTTGCCTTAGGAAAGCCCCGACGCCGCGGAAGGAAGAGTCTCGCTTGGAGCGCGCGTCCAAAAGATCCTGCCCCGCGCGGAACGATCTCCGTCAAGTCCGTGCGTGCGAGCGCTGGTGAAGGCAAGCACCGGGTCGCAATTGCCTATCATTCGAGCAAAGGCGTTGACGACTACGTGCGCCAAGTTGTCAACGCCACCCCGATGCAAGTCGTCGAGATCGAGAGAGCCGGCGTTGTCGGGGCCTTCATCAAGGATCTCTCCAAGCGCATGGGCATTCCTTCATCGAGAATTTTCTCCATTCTCGGGATCCCGAAAGCCACTGCGGAGAAAAAGGCGGCGGCCGGCGAGATGGTTGCGGGCAGCGGAGGCCAGGCCGCGATCGGCATGGTAAAGCTGCTTGGGATCGCCCAGGAGATCGTCGCCAACAGCACGGCGCCGGAAGCCAGGGACTTTGACGCAGCCAAGTGGCTGGGGCTGTGGATCGAGCGCCCTCAGCCGTCTCTCGGTGGTCGCAAGCCCGCGGACTTGCTCGACACGCCCACCGGTATCGAAGTCGTCGGCCGATTATTGGGCTCTATCGAAAGCGGAGCCTATCAGTGA
- a CDS encoding RES domain-containing protein, translating into MKLWRIAAETREYRADDLSGGGAAKNPGRWNGDKEPVVYSAPTIAIAVLETATHVDDAGLPLNRYLVEIDVPNDIWAQREELGVSKLPVTWAAIPAGHASVKIGSDWLASLRSPVLMVPSVIVPEEWASLINPRHSAASRITAKVVRPFEYNRLFRRP; encoded by the coding sequence GTGAAGCTGTGGCGAATTGCCGCAGAGACACGCGAGTATAGAGCCGATGACCTTAGCGGCGGCGGTGCCGCCAAGAACCCAGGGCGATGGAACGGTGACAAGGAACCGGTCGTCTACAGCGCGCCGACGATCGCGATCGCCGTACTCGAGACTGCCACACACGTCGATGACGCCGGATTGCCTTTGAATCGGTACTTGGTCGAGATCGACGTGCCCAACGACATATGGGCACAGCGCGAAGAGTTGGGCGTCTCGAAATTGCCGGTCACATGGGCTGCCATTCCAGCCGGTCACGCCAGCGTCAAGATCGGATCGGACTGGTTGGCCTCGCTGAGGTCGCCGGTCTTGATGGTGCCCTCGGTCATCGTTCCGGAGGAATGGGCCTCCCTGATCAACCCCAGGCACAGCGCAGCGTCCAGGATCACGGCAAAGGTTGTCCGGCCTTTCGAATACAACAGGCTGTTTCGCCGCCCTTGA
- a CDS encoding phosphoheptose isomerase, which yields MDLAERITGNFRDSANLKLSAMEELAGPIADAIERMVACLRDDGKILSCGNGGSAADAQHFSSELLNRFEAERPGLAAIALTTDTSTLTSIANDYDYEQVFSRQVRALGHPGDVLLAISTSGNSRNVIAALHAAHEAQMTVVALTGRGGGAMLSELARGDIHICVPSMVTARIQEVHLLTLHCLCDGIDCLLLGVR from the coding sequence ATGGACCTCGCCGAACGCATCACCGGGAATTTTCGCGACAGCGCCAATCTGAAGCTCAGCGCCATGGAGGAGCTTGCGGGGCCGATCGCGGATGCGATCGAACGCATGGTCGCCTGCCTGCGCGACGACGGCAAGATCCTTTCCTGCGGCAACGGCGGCTCGGCCGCGGATGCGCAGCACTTTTCCTCCGAGCTGCTGAACCGTTTCGAAGCCGAGCGGCCCGGGCTGGCCGCGATTGCGCTCACCACCGACACCTCGACGCTGACCTCGATCGCCAACGATTACGACTACGAGCAGGTGTTCTCGCGCCAGGTGCGCGCGCTCGGCCATCCCGGCGACGTGCTGCTCGCCATTTCGACCAGCGGCAATTCACGCAACGTGATCGCAGCGCTTCACGCCGCGCACGAAGCGCAAATGACCGTGGTGGCGCTCACCGGACGCGGCGGTGGTGCCATGCTCTCCGAGCTGGCCCGGGGCGATATCCACATCTGCGTGCCGTCGATGGTGACGGCACGCATCCAGGAAGTACACCTTCTAACCCTGCACTGCCTGTGCGATGGCATCGATTGCCTGTTACTCGGAGTCCGCTGA